In one Hypanus sabinus isolate sHypSab1 chromosome 11, sHypSab1.hap1, whole genome shotgun sequence genomic region, the following are encoded:
- the ipp gene encoding actin-binding protein IPP: MMASCAYPRPGSGSSPSPVSEQARWASDTHARTLLAQMNRLRARADFCDVRLQVEQQVFSVHRLVLAASSPYFAVLFAGGLQEAGKSLIQIHGIEAEIFKLLLDFIYTGVINVSIKNVQELILAADMLQLTEIVNMCSEFLKGQIDPANCVGIYQFAEQIACHDLAEFSESYIYVHFLEVCKTEEFMGLAKDQLVKILKSEELQIEDEYQVFTAAMEWVLQDMVKRKKYVIEVLDPVRFPLLSSRRLFKYIEGISDFSLRVALQKLLEEYREVTKPQKEIKFGKMPPASKIRPRRKARKFLYAIGGYTRLQGGRWSDSRTLSCVERFDSFSQYWTTVSSLHQARSGLGVAVLEGMIYVIGGESDSMIFDCAERYDPVTKQWAAVASMNSPRCGLAVCACHATIYALGGWVGADIGKTMERFDPSENKWEVVGEMVIPRYFFGCCEMQGFIYIVGGLSDSGSELSSSEMFDPITKRWTTLDSMKTRRAYVGVAALNDCIYAVGGWNETQNALHTVEKYSLQEEKWFEVSSMKVARAGVSVVAVNGLLYAAGGRTSGRDSSAPVTLDSVEVYDPHTDTWMEIGNMITSRCDGGVAVL; encoded by the exons ATGATGGCATCCTGCGCGTACCCGCGGCCGGGATCGGGATCGAGCCCGAGCCCGGTGTCGGAGCAGGCTCGGTGGGCGAGCGACACACACGCACGGACCTTGCTGGCCCAGATGAATCGCTTGAGGGCCCGCGCCGACTTCTGCGACGTGCGGCTGCAGGTGGAGCAGCAGGTCTTCAGCGTCCACAGACTGGTGCTGGCCGCCAGCAGCCCCTACTTCGCCGTGCTGTTCGCAGGAGGTCTGCAGGAAGCCGGCAAGAGCTTAATCCAGATCCACGGCATCGAGGCAGAAATCTTCAAGCTGCTGCTCGACTTTATTTACACTG GTGTCATCAATGTCAGCATAAAAAATGTACAAGAGTTGATCCTTGCTGCAGATATGTTACAGTTGACTGAAATTGTGAACATGTGTAGTGAATTTTTGAAAGGACAAATTGATCCCGCGAACTGTGTTGGAATTTACCAATTTGCTGAGCAAATTGCCTGCCATGACCTTGCAGAATTCAGTGAAAGTTACATTTATGTCCACTTTTTGGAGGTCTGTAAAACTGAGGAGTTTATGGGATTAGCAAAAGATCAATtggttaaaattttaaaaagtgaagaACTCCAGATTGAAGATGAATATCAAGTTTTCACAGCTGCAATGGAATGGGTTCTCCAGGACATGGTGAAAAGGAAAAAATATGTGATTGAAGTTCTGGATCCTGTTCGATTCCCTTTGCTTTCTTCACGGAGATTATTCAAATATATTGAAG GCATTTCTGATTTTAGTCTACGAGTTGCtctgcaaaagttgctggaggagTACAGGGAAGTCACTAAACCTCAGAAAGAGATCAAGTTTGGAAAAATGCCTCCTGCATCAAAGATTCGTCCTCGGAGGAAAGCCCGGAAGTTCCTCTATGCCATAG GTGGTTACACACGGCTTCAGGGAGGTCGGTGGAGTGATAGCAGAACTCTTAGCTGTGTGGAACGTTTTGATTCATTCAGTCAATACTGGACCACAGTGTCATCACTGCACCAAGCTAGAAGTGGGTTGGGTGTTGCAGTACTCGAAGGAATGATCTATGTAATAGGTG GTGAAAGTGATTCCATGATCTTTGACTGTGCTGAGCGCTATGATCCAGTTACTAAGCAATGGGCAGCAGTGGCCTCAATGAATTCTCCTCGATGTGGACTTGCTGTATGTGCCTGTCATGCTACTATTTATGCACTAG gAGGTTGGGTTGGAGCAGATATTGGGAAGACTATGGAGAGATTTGATCCTTCTGAGAATAAGTGGGAAGTTGTTGGCGAAATGGTTATCCCTCGATACTTCTTTGGTTGTTGTGAAATGCAAG GCTTCATTTATATTGTTGGAGGTTTAAGTGACTCGGGGTCAGAGCTCTCTTCATCTGAAATGTTTGATCCTATTACAAAACGTTGGACAACATTAGACAGTATGAAAACAAGAAGAGCTTATGTTGGAGTAGCTGCTCTGAATGACTGTATTTATGCTGTTGGAGGGTGGAATGAGACTCAAAATGCTTTACATACAGTTGAAAAGTATTCCCTTCAGGAG GAGAAGTGGTTTGAGGTTTCTTCTATGAAAGTAGCAAGAGCAGGTGTTTCAGTTGTTGCTGTTAACGGGCTGCTTTACGCAGCAGGCGGTCGAACATCGGGCCGAGATTCCTCAGCTCCGGTTACTCTCGACTCCGTAGAAGTGTATGATCCTCATACTGACACTTGGATGGAAATCGGGAACATGATAACTAGCCGATGTGATGGGGGTGTAGCAGTGCTTTGA